A window of Vigna unguiculata cultivar IT97K-499-35 chromosome 4, ASM411807v1, whole genome shotgun sequence contains these coding sequences:
- the LOC114181786 gene encoding cleavage and polyadenylation specificity factor subunit 1 isoform X4 — protein MQRFLFSSMMILFMDFELEWLHLKRGREQFARGPVVKVDPQGRCGGALIYDLQMIILKATQAGSGLVGDDDALGFSGAVAARIESSYMINLRDLDMRHVKDFTFVHGYIEPVMVILHERELTWAGRVSWKHHTCMISALSISTTLKQHPLIWSAVNLPHDAYKLLAVPSPIGGVLVIGANTVHYHSQSASCSLALNSYAVSPDNSQEMPRSSFNVELDSANATWLLSDVALLSTKTGELLLLTLVYDGRVVQRLDLSKSKASVLSSGITTIGNCLFFLASRLGDSMLVQFSCGSGGSMLSSNLKEEVGDIEVDAPSKRLRRSPSDTLQDMVSGEELSLYGSAPNRTESAQKSFSFAVRDSLINVGPLKDFSYGLRINADANATGIAKQSNYELVCCSGHGKNGSLCVLRQSIRPEVITEVELPGCKGIWTVYHKSTRSHNTDSSKLADDDDEYHAYLIISLEARTMVLETADLLSEVTESVDYYVQGKTLAAGNLFGRRRVIQVYERGARILDGSFMTQDVTFGASNSESGSASESAVALSVSIADPFVLLRMSDGSVRLLIGDPITCTISVTSPASFESTKGSVSSCTLYHDKGPEPWLRKTSTDAWLSTGVGEAIDGTDGAAQDHGDIYCVVCFDNGNLEIFDVPNFNCVFSVENFMSGKSHLVDALMKEVLKDSKMGDRDGVVSQGRKENVPDMKVEELAIQRWSGQHSRPFLFGILSDGTILCYHAYLYESPDGTSKVEDSASAGGSVGLGTTNVSRLRNLRFVRVPLDAYAREETSNGSPRQQITIFKNIGNYQGFFLSGSRPAWVMVLRERLRVHPQLCDGSIVAFTVLHNVNCNHGLIYVTSQGVLKICQLPSGSNYDSYWPVQKIPLKATPHQVTYFAEKNLYPLIVSFPVLKPLNQVISLVDQDVNHQSEGQNMNSDEQNRFYPIDEFEVRIMEPEKSGGPWQTKATIPMQSSENALTVRMVTLLNTTSKENETLLAIGTAYVQGEDVAARGRILLFSLGKNTDNPQSLVSEVYSKELKGAISALASLQGHLLIASGPKIILHKWNGTELNGIAFFDAPPLHVVSLNIVKNFILIGDIHKSIYFLSWKEQGAQLSLLAKDFASLDCFATEFLIDGSTLSLMVSDDKKNIQIFYYAPKMSESWKGQKLLSRAEFHVGAHVTKFLRLQMLSTSDRAGSAPGSDKTNRFALLFGTLDGSIGCIAPLDEITFRRLQSLQRKLVDAVAHVAGLNPRAFRQFQSNGKAHKPGPDSIVDCELLCHYEMLPLEEQLEIAHQVGTTRSQILSNLSDLSLGTSFL, from the exons ATGCAAAGATTTCTGTTCTCGAGTATGATGATTCTATTCATGGACTTCGAACTAG AGTGGCTTCATCTGAAAAGAGGAAGAGAACAATTTGCAAGGGGACCGGTGGTAAAGGTTGATCCTCAAGGCAGGTGTGGTGGAGCACTTATATATGATTTGCAAATGATAATACTAAAGGCCACTCAG GCTGGTTCTGGTTTAGTTGGGGACGACGATGCCTTGGGATTTTCAGGAGCAGTTGCTGCTCGAATCGAGTCATCTTATATGATAAACCTGCGTGACTTGGATATGAGGCATGTAAAAGATTTTACGTTTGTCCATG GCTACATTGAACCTGTAATGGTTATTTTACATGAACGTGAACTCACTTGGGCTGGGCGTGTCTCATGGAAGCATCATACTTGCATGATATCAGCACTTAGTATCAGTACAACCTTAAAGCAGCATCCACTTATTTGGTCAGCTGTT AATCTCCCCCATGATGCATACAAACTTCTTGCTGTGCCCTCACCAATAGGTGGTGTTCTTGTAATAGGTGCTAACACTGTTCATTATCACAGTCAG TCTGCTTCTTGTTCATTGGCCTTGAACAGCTATGCTGTTTCACCTGACAATAG TCAAGAGATGCCGAGATCAAGTTTTAACGTGGAGCTTGATTCTGCCAATGCAACTTGGTTGTTGAGCGATGTGGCCTTGCTGTCTACAAAAACTGGCGAACTGCTATTGCTTACACTTGTTTATGATGGAAG GGTTGTACAGAGACTTGATCTTTCCAAGTCAAAAGCTTCAGTTCTGTCATCT GGTATTACGACCATTGGGAATTGTCTGTTTTTTCTCGCCAGTCGGTTAGGGGATAGTATGTTGGTGCAATTTTCTTGTGGATCTGGTGGTTCAATGTTGTCATCCAATTTAAAAGAAGAG GTTGGTGATATTGAAGTGGATGCTCCATCAAAGAGATTGCGGAGGTCACCTTCTGATACTTTGCAAGACATGGTTAGTGGTGAAGAGCTCTCCTTGTATGGGTCTGCTCCAAATAGAACAGAATCAGCTCAG AAGTCCTTCTCGTTTGCTGTGAGGGATTCATTGATTAATGTTGGTCCTTTGAAAGATTTCTCATATGGTTTAAGAATAAACGCTGATGCAAATGCTACAGGGATAGCCAAACAGAGTAACTATGAATTG GTGTGCTGTTCTGGTCATGGAAAGAATGGTTCTTTGTGTGTTCTGCGGCAATCGATTCGTCCAGAAGTGATTACTGAG GTTGAACTTCCTGGTTGCAAAGGAATTTGGACTGTGTATCATAAGAGCACACGCTCTCATAATACCGATTCTTCTAAGCTggctgatgatgatgatgagtaTCATGCCTATCTTATTATTAGTTTGGAGGCTCGTACAATG GTACTAGAAACAGCCGATCTTCTGAGTGAGGTTACTGAAAGTGTGGACTATTATGTTCAAGGAAAAACACTTGCTGCGGGAAATTTATTTGGAAG GCGTCGAGTTATCCAAGTGTATGAACGTGGTGCTCGAATTCTAGATGGTTCTTTTATGACCCAAGATGTaacctttggagcttcaaattCAGAATCTGGTTCTGCTTCTGAGAGTGCTGTAGCACTTTCTGTTTCTATAGCTGATCCATTTGTCTTACTCAGAATGAGTGATGGAAGTGTTCGTCTTCTGATTGGAG ATCCTATTACCTGCACAATTTCTGTCACTTCACCAGCTTCATTCGAGAGCACCAAGGGATCAGTTTCTTCATGCACACTGTACCATGATAAAGGACCTGAGCCTTGGCTGAGGAAGACTAGTACTGATGCGTGGCTTTCAACTGGTGTTGGTGAGGCTATTGATGGTACTGATGGTGCTGCTCAGGACCATGGGGATATTTATTGTGTAGTTTGTTTTGATAATGGCAACCTTGAAATATTTGATGTGCCCAATTTCAATTGTGTCTTTTCTGTGGAAAATTTCATGTCTGGAAAGAGCCATCTTGTTGATGCTCTGATGAAAGAAGTACTAAAAGATTCTAAAATGGGGGATAGAGATGGAGTGGTcagccaagggaggaaggaaAATGTACCAGATATGAAGGTTGAAGAGTTGGCTATACAGAGATGGTCTGGGCAACATAGCCGTCCATTTCTTTTTGGGATTTTGAGTGATGGAACTATTCTTTGTTACCATGCTTATCTTTATGAAAGTCCAGATGGTACTTCTAAAGTTGAGGATTCAGCATCAGCGGGAGGATCCGTTGGCCTTGGCACTACCAATGTTTCCAGGCTTAGAAATTTGAGATTTGTTCGTGTGCCCTTGGATGCATATGCTAGGGAGGAGACATCTAATGGATCACCTCGTCAacaaattactatttttaagaatattggtAATTATCAAGGATTCTTCCTGTCTGGGTCAAGACCAGCTTGGGTCATGGTGTTGAGGGAACGACTTCGTGTTCATCCACAG CTATGTGATGGGTCTATTGTTGCTTTTACTGTACTTCACAACGTGAACTGCAATCATGGACTTATATATGTTACATCACAG GGTGTTTTGAAGATATGCCAGCTGCCTTCTGGTTCAAACTATGACAGCTACTGGCCTGTACAAAAA ATTCCACTAAAAGCCACTCCACACCAAGTAACATATTTTGCTGAGAAGAATTTATATCCACTTATTGTCTCGTTTCCT GTTCTTAAACCACTAAATCAAGTTATTTCTTTGGTTGACCAAGATGTCAACCATCAGAGTGAGGGTCAGAATATGAATTCTGATGAGCAAAACCGCTTTTATCctattgatgaatttgaggttcGAATTATGGAACCAGAAAAGTCTGGTGGCCCTTGGCAAACAAAAGCAACAATACCTATGCAAAGTTCTGAAAATGCCCTCACTGTGAGGATGGTTACCCTGCTg AATACAAcctcaaaagaaaatgaaacactTTTAGCCATTGGGACTGCTTATGTGCAAGGAGAGGATGTTGCTGCAAGAGGACGCATCCTCCTGTTTTCTTTGGGGAAAAATACTGATAATCCACAATCTCTG GTTTCAGAGGTGTATTCTAAGGAATTAAAAGGTGCTATATCTGCCTTGGCCTCACTTCAGGGCCATCTATTAATAGCGTCTGGTCCAAAAATTATTCTGCACAAGTGGAATGGCACTGAGTTGAATGGTATTGCATTTTTTGATGCACCACCATTACATGTTGTGAGCTTAAATATT GTAAAGAACTTCATCCTTATTGGCGACATCCATAAAAGCATATACTTTCTCAGTTGGAAAGAGCAGGGTGCTCAATTGAGTTTATTAGCCAAGGATTTTGCTTCTCTCGATTGTTTTGCGACAGAATTTTTGATTGATGGAAGTACTCTTAGTCTCATGGTTtcagatgataaaaaaaatatccag ATTTTTTACTATGCGCCAAAGATGTCCGAGAGTTGGAAAGGACAGAAGCTTCTTTCAAGAGCTGAATTTCATGTTGGTGCTCATGTGACTAAATTCTTAAGATTGCAAATGCTATCCACTTCAGATAGAGCTGGTTCAGCTCCAGGCTCAGATAAAACCAATCGTTTTGCGTTATTATTTGGGACCCTGGATGGCAGTATTGGCTGCATTGCCCCGCTTGATGAAATCACATTTCGTAGACTGCAGTCTTTGCAGAGAAAGCTTGTTGATGCTGTAGCCCATGTTGCTGGCCTGAACCCCAGAGCTTTCAGACAATTTCAGTCAAATGGAAAGGCTCATAAGCCTGGCCCTGACAGTATAGTTGACTGCGAGCTGCTATGCCA TTATGAAATGCTTCCATTGGAGGAACAGCTTGAAATTGCTCATCAGGTTGGGACAACTCGATCACAAATTCTCTCAAATCTAAGTGATCTGTCTCTTGGAACAAGCTTCTTGTAA
- the LOC114181786 gene encoding cleavage and polyadenylation specificity factor subunit 1 isoform X5 gives MINLRDLDMRHVKDFTFVHGYIEPVMVILHERELTWAGRVSWKHHTCMISALSISTTLKQHPLIWSAVNLPHDAYKLLAVPSPIGGVLVIGANTVHYHSQSASCSLALNSYAVSPDNSQEMPRSSFNVELDSANATWLLSDVALLSTKTGELLLLTLVYDGRVVQRLDLSKSKASVLSSGITTIGNCLFFLASRLGDSMLVQFSCGSGGSMLSSNLKEEVGDIEVDAPSKRLRRSPSDTLQDMVSGEELSLYGSAPNRTESAQKSFSFAVRDSLINVGPLKDFSYGLRINADANATGIAKQSNYELVCCSGHGKNGSLCVLRQSIRPEVITEVELPGCKGIWTVYHKSTRSHNTDSSKLADDDDEYHAYLIISLEARTMVLETADLLSEVTESVDYYVQGKTLAAGNLFGRRRVIQVYERGARILDGSFMTQDVTFGASNSESGSASESAVALSVSIADPFVLLRMSDGSVRLLIGDPITCTISVTSPASFESTKGSVSSCTLYHDKGPEPWLRKTSTDAWLSTGVGEAIDGTDGAAQDHGDIYCVVCFDNGNLEIFDVPNFNCVFSVENFMSGKSHLVDALMKEVLKDSKMGDRDGVVSQGRKENVPDMKVEELAIQRWSGQHSRPFLFGILSDGTILCYHAYLYESPDGTSKVEDSASAGGSVGLGTTNVSRLRNLRFVRVPLDAYAREETSNGSPRQQITIFKNIGNYQGFFLSGSRPAWVMVLRERLRVHPQLCDGSIVAFTVLHNVNCNHGLIYVTSQGVLKICQLPSGSNYDSYWPVQKIPLKATPHQVTYFAEKNLYPLIVSFPVLKPLNQVISLVDQDVNHQSEGQNMNSDEQNRFYPIDEFEVRIMEPEKSGGPWQTKATIPMQSSENALTVRMVTLLNTTSKENETLLAIGTAYVQGEDVAARGRILLFSLGKNTDNPQSLVSEVYSKELKGAISALASLQGHLLIASGPKIILHKWNGTELNGIAFFDAPPLHVVSLNIVKNFILIGDIHKSIYFLSWKEQGAQLSLLAKDFASLDCFATEFLIDGSTLSLMVSDDKKNIQIFYYAPKMSESWKGQKLLSRAEFHVGAHVTKFLRLQMLSTSDRAGSAPGSDKTNRFALLFGTLDGSIGCIAPLDEITFRRLQSLQRKLVDAVAHVAGLNPRAFRQFQSNGKAHKPGPDSIVDCELLCHYEMLPLEEQLEIAHQVGTTRSQILSNLSDLSLGTSFL, from the exons ATGATAAACCTGCGTGACTTGGATATGAGGCATGTAAAAGATTTTACGTTTGTCCATG GCTACATTGAACCTGTAATGGTTATTTTACATGAACGTGAACTCACTTGGGCTGGGCGTGTCTCATGGAAGCATCATACTTGCATGATATCAGCACTTAGTATCAGTACAACCTTAAAGCAGCATCCACTTATTTGGTCAGCTGTT AATCTCCCCCATGATGCATACAAACTTCTTGCTGTGCCCTCACCAATAGGTGGTGTTCTTGTAATAGGTGCTAACACTGTTCATTATCACAGTCAG TCTGCTTCTTGTTCATTGGCCTTGAACAGCTATGCTGTTTCACCTGACAATAG TCAAGAGATGCCGAGATCAAGTTTTAACGTGGAGCTTGATTCTGCCAATGCAACTTGGTTGTTGAGCGATGTGGCCTTGCTGTCTACAAAAACTGGCGAACTGCTATTGCTTACACTTGTTTATGATGGAAG GGTTGTACAGAGACTTGATCTTTCCAAGTCAAAAGCTTCAGTTCTGTCATCT GGTATTACGACCATTGGGAATTGTCTGTTTTTTCTCGCCAGTCGGTTAGGGGATAGTATGTTGGTGCAATTTTCTTGTGGATCTGGTGGTTCAATGTTGTCATCCAATTTAAAAGAAGAG GTTGGTGATATTGAAGTGGATGCTCCATCAAAGAGATTGCGGAGGTCACCTTCTGATACTTTGCAAGACATGGTTAGTGGTGAAGAGCTCTCCTTGTATGGGTCTGCTCCAAATAGAACAGAATCAGCTCAG AAGTCCTTCTCGTTTGCTGTGAGGGATTCATTGATTAATGTTGGTCCTTTGAAAGATTTCTCATATGGTTTAAGAATAAACGCTGATGCAAATGCTACAGGGATAGCCAAACAGAGTAACTATGAATTG GTGTGCTGTTCTGGTCATGGAAAGAATGGTTCTTTGTGTGTTCTGCGGCAATCGATTCGTCCAGAAGTGATTACTGAG GTTGAACTTCCTGGTTGCAAAGGAATTTGGACTGTGTATCATAAGAGCACACGCTCTCATAATACCGATTCTTCTAAGCTggctgatgatgatgatgagtaTCATGCCTATCTTATTATTAGTTTGGAGGCTCGTACAATG GTACTAGAAACAGCCGATCTTCTGAGTGAGGTTACTGAAAGTGTGGACTATTATGTTCAAGGAAAAACACTTGCTGCGGGAAATTTATTTGGAAG GCGTCGAGTTATCCAAGTGTATGAACGTGGTGCTCGAATTCTAGATGGTTCTTTTATGACCCAAGATGTaacctttggagcttcaaattCAGAATCTGGTTCTGCTTCTGAGAGTGCTGTAGCACTTTCTGTTTCTATAGCTGATCCATTTGTCTTACTCAGAATGAGTGATGGAAGTGTTCGTCTTCTGATTGGAG ATCCTATTACCTGCACAATTTCTGTCACTTCACCAGCTTCATTCGAGAGCACCAAGGGATCAGTTTCTTCATGCACACTGTACCATGATAAAGGACCTGAGCCTTGGCTGAGGAAGACTAGTACTGATGCGTGGCTTTCAACTGGTGTTGGTGAGGCTATTGATGGTACTGATGGTGCTGCTCAGGACCATGGGGATATTTATTGTGTAGTTTGTTTTGATAATGGCAACCTTGAAATATTTGATGTGCCCAATTTCAATTGTGTCTTTTCTGTGGAAAATTTCATGTCTGGAAAGAGCCATCTTGTTGATGCTCTGATGAAAGAAGTACTAAAAGATTCTAAAATGGGGGATAGAGATGGAGTGGTcagccaagggaggaaggaaAATGTACCAGATATGAAGGTTGAAGAGTTGGCTATACAGAGATGGTCTGGGCAACATAGCCGTCCATTTCTTTTTGGGATTTTGAGTGATGGAACTATTCTTTGTTACCATGCTTATCTTTATGAAAGTCCAGATGGTACTTCTAAAGTTGAGGATTCAGCATCAGCGGGAGGATCCGTTGGCCTTGGCACTACCAATGTTTCCAGGCTTAGAAATTTGAGATTTGTTCGTGTGCCCTTGGATGCATATGCTAGGGAGGAGACATCTAATGGATCACCTCGTCAacaaattactatttttaagaatattggtAATTATCAAGGATTCTTCCTGTCTGGGTCAAGACCAGCTTGGGTCATGGTGTTGAGGGAACGACTTCGTGTTCATCCACAG CTATGTGATGGGTCTATTGTTGCTTTTACTGTACTTCACAACGTGAACTGCAATCATGGACTTATATATGTTACATCACAG GGTGTTTTGAAGATATGCCAGCTGCCTTCTGGTTCAAACTATGACAGCTACTGGCCTGTACAAAAA ATTCCACTAAAAGCCACTCCACACCAAGTAACATATTTTGCTGAGAAGAATTTATATCCACTTATTGTCTCGTTTCCT GTTCTTAAACCACTAAATCAAGTTATTTCTTTGGTTGACCAAGATGTCAACCATCAGAGTGAGGGTCAGAATATGAATTCTGATGAGCAAAACCGCTTTTATCctattgatgaatttgaggttcGAATTATGGAACCAGAAAAGTCTGGTGGCCCTTGGCAAACAAAAGCAACAATACCTATGCAAAGTTCTGAAAATGCCCTCACTGTGAGGATGGTTACCCTGCTg AATACAAcctcaaaagaaaatgaaacactTTTAGCCATTGGGACTGCTTATGTGCAAGGAGAGGATGTTGCTGCAAGAGGACGCATCCTCCTGTTTTCTTTGGGGAAAAATACTGATAATCCACAATCTCTG GTTTCAGAGGTGTATTCTAAGGAATTAAAAGGTGCTATATCTGCCTTGGCCTCACTTCAGGGCCATCTATTAATAGCGTCTGGTCCAAAAATTATTCTGCACAAGTGGAATGGCACTGAGTTGAATGGTATTGCATTTTTTGATGCACCACCATTACATGTTGTGAGCTTAAATATT GTAAAGAACTTCATCCTTATTGGCGACATCCATAAAAGCATATACTTTCTCAGTTGGAAAGAGCAGGGTGCTCAATTGAGTTTATTAGCCAAGGATTTTGCTTCTCTCGATTGTTTTGCGACAGAATTTTTGATTGATGGAAGTACTCTTAGTCTCATGGTTtcagatgataaaaaaaatatccag ATTTTTTACTATGCGCCAAAGATGTCCGAGAGTTGGAAAGGACAGAAGCTTCTTTCAAGAGCTGAATTTCATGTTGGTGCTCATGTGACTAAATTCTTAAGATTGCAAATGCTATCCACTTCAGATAGAGCTGGTTCAGCTCCAGGCTCAGATAAAACCAATCGTTTTGCGTTATTATTTGGGACCCTGGATGGCAGTATTGGCTGCATTGCCCCGCTTGATGAAATCACATTTCGTAGACTGCAGTCTTTGCAGAGAAAGCTTGTTGATGCTGTAGCCCATGTTGCTGGCCTGAACCCCAGAGCTTTCAGACAATTTCAGTCAAATGGAAAGGCTCATAAGCCTGGCCCTGACAGTATAGTTGACTGCGAGCTGCTATGCCA TTATGAAATGCTTCCATTGGAGGAACAGCTTGAAATTGCTCATCAGGTTGGGACAACTCGATCACAAATTCTCTCAAATCTAAGTGATCTGTCTCTTGGAACAAGCTTCTTGTAA